The Caballeronia sp. SL2Y3 genomic sequence CTTCAAGCTGCCCGAGCGTCCGCACAATGCACGCTGGCTCTCGTCCGATGAAGCGCAAGCCCTCGAAGCCCGCGCGGTCATCGACACACACGGGCATCCCGAGCTCACGTCGGCGGACTGGCTTTCGGCTCTGAAGCGGCCGACGACCGTGCTCATCGGGCTCATCTACTTCCTGAATCAGGTCGCCTTCGTCGGGCTGTACTTCTTCACGCCCGCGATGATTCATCAGATGCACGTGGACTCGCCGTTCATCGTCGGGCTGCTGTCGAGCAGCGTGGGCGTGGGCTTTCTGCTGGGCGTGCTGATCCTGCCGCGCATCCATCGTCGCTATGGCAACGACTGCGTGTATCTGGGCATACTCACGGCTGGGCTCGTCGCGGGCGCCTGTGCGTTCGTGGCGACGGCCCATCCGGCGGCGCGCATGACATTGCTCGCGGTCACGGCGTTCTTCGGCGGCGGCGTCCTGCCTTCGTACTGGGCCATTGCGATGAAGCGGCTGCAAGGCATTCAGGCAGCGGCGGGCCTCGCGTTCATCAATACGATCGGGCTGATCGGCGGATTCGTCGGACCGTATCTGTTCGGCATGACGGAGACCGTCACGGGGCGCAGCGATTCGGGCTTCCTCGTGATCGTCGTGGCCTCGGTGCTCGGGCTTGCGCTCGTGCCGGTCTTCGCGCGAGCGATCCGGCGCGAAGCGGGCGCGGGGTCGGCAATGAGCAATGGCAAGGCGGCCATCCACTCCTGACTGACACGAGAAGACTTGAACGATGAG encodes the following:
- a CDS encoding MFS transporter — its product is MDTGALNDTVDAIHRAATRKAMLRLIPLMCAIYFMSFLDRTNVALAKVQLAADVGISAAAYGLGSGIFFIGYALLEVPSNLAAHRVGPRRWIARIAVSWGILSTAMMFVQGEWSFYVLRVLLGIAEAGLFPALMYMVTLWFAPADRPIAVGWIYTAPALALVLGNPIGGALMQLGGIGGLHGWQWMFMIEGIPSVLAGVLLYFKLPERPHNARWLSSDEAQALEARAVIDTHGHPELTSADWLSALKRPTTVLIGLIYFLNQVAFVGLYFFTPAMIHQMHVDSPFIVGLLSSSVGVGFLLGVLILPRIHRRYGNDCVYLGILTAGLVAGACAFVATAHPAARMTLLAVTAFFGGGVLPSYWAIAMKRLQGIQAAAGLAFINTIGLIGGFVGPYLFGMTETVTGRSDSGFLVIVVASVLGLALVPVFARAIRREAGAGSAMSNGKAAIHS